The Spirosoma foliorum genome has a window encoding:
- a CDS encoding DUF5991 domain-containing protein: protein MRKVVAAICCLLIAATFLNFQQTDGWMGKWTGEHPEGVTYTIKVKDKYKGMNLCEVHAEGIQTFYTLDCWATGTPTTLKVYYRSATDGAFYAKDRVKPNAPLFILTRQKGKVLWKWQQIFTDDLVMHKGK, encoded by the coding sequence ATGCGCAAGGTAGTTGCCGCCATCTGTTGCCTGCTTATAGCCGCGACCTTCCTCAATTTTCAGCAAACAGATGGCTGGATGGGGAAATGGACAGGCGAACACCCCGAAGGAGTCACCTATACCATCAAGGTCAAGGATAAATACAAAGGCATGAATTTATGTGAGGTGCATGCCGAAGGGATTCAAACATTTTATACCCTGGACTGCTGGGCAACCGGCACGCCAACGACATTAAAAGTCTACTATCGGTCGGCAACCGACGGCGCGTTTTACGCCAAGGACCGGGTTAAACCCAACGCCCCACTATTCATTTTAACCCGTCAGAAAGGCAAGGTCCTCTGGAAATGGCAACAGATTTTTACCGATGATTTAGTGATGCATAAGGGTAAATAA
- a CDS encoding alpha/beta hydrolase, translating to MNRRFTHRLAQLLLLSMLGFVLPMHGYSQEKVPKTGKVERIKVHGKGLEGNLAGDSPDRDVSVYLPPSYQTDKKRHYPVIYFLHGFTDSDDKWYGFTKHWINLPAVVDKTLAEGKTNEFIIVTPNAYNRYFGSMYSNSVTIGNWEDFVAHELVAYIDKQYRTIPQASSRGLAGHSMGGYGTIRIGQKHPEIFSNLYLLSPCCMVPNMNSSVNAERAALAEGIKTVDDLNKADFGIKAMFASAASWSPNPTNAPFFLDLPVKEGQPQPLVTAKWAANAPLATLDQYIGNIRQLHALAFDAGSKDASIAATNKVLDGMLTTYQIPHTYEEYDGDHINRIAERIEQKMLPFFTTNLSTEMGKGGKKK from the coding sequence ATGAATCGCCGATTTACACATCGCTTAGCCCAGTTATTGCTCCTGAGTATGCTCGGGTTTGTATTGCCCATGCATGGCTATAGTCAGGAGAAGGTCCCCAAAACCGGAAAAGTAGAACGGATAAAGGTACACGGTAAAGGGCTGGAAGGAAATCTGGCTGGCGATTCACCAGATCGGGATGTATCGGTGTATTTGCCGCCCAGCTATCAGACCGATAAGAAGCGCCATTATCCGGTTATTTATTTTCTGCATGGATTTACGGATAGCGACGATAAATGGTACGGCTTCACGAAACACTGGATCAATCTGCCCGCCGTTGTCGATAAAACGTTGGCCGAAGGGAAAACGAACGAGTTTATCATTGTGACACCGAATGCGTATAATCGCTATTTCGGGAGTATGTATTCCAACTCCGTGACGATTGGCAACTGGGAGGATTTTGTGGCCCATGAACTAGTTGCCTACATCGACAAGCAGTACCGCACGATTCCGCAAGCGAGTAGCCGTGGCTTGGCGGGGCACTCGATGGGCGGATACGGCACGATTCGTATTGGGCAGAAACACCCCGAAATATTCTCCAACTTATATCTACTCAGTCCCTGCTGCATGGTGCCGAATATGAACAGCTCGGTCAATGCCGAACGGGCAGCTTTGGCGGAGGGTATCAAAACGGTTGATGATTTGAACAAAGCCGATTTTGGGATTAAGGCCATGTTTGCTTCGGCGGCTTCCTGGTCGCCCAACCCGACGAACGCGCCCTTTTTTCTGGATTTACCGGTGAAAGAAGGCCAGCCTCAACCTTTGGTAACGGCAAAATGGGCGGCCAACGCGCCACTGGCCACCCTCGATCAATACATCGGGAATATCAGGCAACTTCATGCGCTGGCGTTCGATGCAGGCTCAAAAGACGCTTCGATAGCGGCCACAAACAAAGTACTCGACGGTATGCTCACTACCTACCAGATTCCGCATACCTACGAGGAGTACGACGGCGACCACATCAACCGAATCGCCGAACGCATCGAGCAAAAAATGCTCCCTTTCTTCACGACTAATTTATCGACGGAGATGGGGAAAGGCGGGAAGAAGAAGTGA
- a CDS encoding VOC family protein, whose protein sequence is MATKIFLNLPVKDLNKSVEFFTKLGYSFNAQFTNQDGTCMIISEDIYVMLLVEKFFKSFIKKEIADTSKTTEAIICLSADNREAVDEVVKKAVAAGATTPTEAQDQGFMYSHGFQDLDGHLWEFVYMDPAAVNQA, encoded by the coding sequence ATGGCAACCAAGATTTTTTTAAACCTGCCCGTTAAAGACCTGAACAAATCGGTTGAGTTTTTCACGAAACTAGGCTACTCCTTCAACGCCCAATTCACCAATCAGGATGGTACCTGCATGATTATCAGCGAGGATATTTATGTCATGCTGCTGGTCGAGAAGTTCTTTAAGTCGTTCATAAAAAAGGAAATTGCCGATACTTCCAAAACCACCGAAGCGATCATTTGCCTTTCTGCCGACAATCGGGAAGCCGTCGATGAAGTAGTGAAAAAGGCAGTAGCTGCGGGGGCTACAACGCCTACTGAAGCACAAGATCAAGGCTTTATGTATAGCCACGGATTTCAGGATCTGGACGGCCACCTGTGGGAGTTTGTCTATATGGACCCTGCTGCCGTCAATCAGGCGTAA
- a CDS encoding 3-keto-disaccharide hydrolase → MKLIRNTQFAILSAGLLLAVSVAMIPSAKEPVGVGLKAPKGAEMLFDGSKKMLDEKWTYWEGPRLKASLPIKWKIEQDPAGTGTVMNTNDPAAAGGLYGAADIVTKETFRDFRLHVEFYVSKAGGNSGVYLQNRYEIQIFDGDTTSHGLGAVINESPSPYKLYNGIGKWNAYDIEFRAARFKDGKRTEPAMVTIYLNGKKAHTNQKITQVWGGPNSGIDGGNDGGKGVTDTPGGLKLQAEGHDVLYRNIWIKKMDIKEANTDF, encoded by the coding sequence ATGAAACTCATCCGAAATACACAATTTGCTATACTGTCTGCCGGGCTACTCCTTGCTGTCAGTGTGGCCATGATTCCGAGTGCTAAAGAACCTGTTGGTGTTGGACTGAAAGCGCCGAAAGGGGCCGAAATGCTGTTCGATGGCTCGAAGAAGATGCTCGATGAAAAATGGACGTATTGGGAGGGGCCTCGGCTTAAGGCTAGCCTGCCCATCAAATGGAAAATTGAGCAGGACCCCGCTGGTACGGGTACGGTGATGAACACCAACGATCCGGCTGCTGCGGGTGGACTATATGGGGCCGCCGACATTGTGACCAAGGAAACCTTTCGGGATTTTCGTCTGCACGTTGAGTTTTACGTAAGCAAAGCGGGCGGAAATAGTGGAGTTTATCTGCAAAACCGATACGAGATTCAGATTTTCGATGGCGATACGACCAGTCACGGATTAGGAGCGGTTATCAACGAATCACCTTCGCCCTACAAACTATACAACGGCATTGGCAAGTGGAACGCCTACGATATTGAGTTCCGGGCTGCCCGTTTCAAAGACGGTAAACGCACCGAACCCGCTATGGTAACGATCTATTTGAACGGTAAAAAAGCGCACACCAACCAGAAGATAACTCAGGTGTGGGGTGGACCAAATTCGGGTATCGACGGAGGGAATGATGGGGGCAAAGGCGTCACCGATACGCCAGGTGGTCTAAAACTCCAGGCCGAAGGGCACGACGTGCTTTACCGCAATATCTGGATCAAGAAAATGGATATAAAAGAGGCCAACACAGATTTTTAG